A single genomic interval of Monodelphis domestica isolate mMonDom1 chromosome X, mMonDom1.pri, whole genome shotgun sequence harbors:
- the LOC100618384 gene encoding thyroid transcription factor 1-associated protein 26-like codes for MAPAKSSHVVQPQGAQMGGAQPQGGPAGSPEFKKKEKKKLQKQRMWRTNTQKAFSCSVHEGQGFAFQRKQKIQEYKKLLRKEKKAQIKQESQFTEKYPEHLKHLYLAEEEEILRKQDKKEKQPLPEEKSRVSMKYVFSLLCKSWKLNPGFVGYFDEALLPLQEEIRKKHQIRKQKKNMKRYKLSIQLRSRSLKKENKREKKHNSTIKKENGSIKNIEQKKNEKRTTKSELTNGVSSKENTRENLKHIFPLINIKK; via the coding sequence ATGGCTCCGGCGAAGAGCTCCCATGTGGTCCAGCCTCAAGGGGCCCAGATGGGAGGAGCTCAGCCCCAGGGTGGACCAGCAGGAAGCCCAGAAttcaagaagaaggagaagaagaagctGCAAAAACAACGGATGTGGCGGACGAACACGCAGAAGGCTTTTTCATGCAGTGTTCATGAGGGACAAGGATTTGCatttcagagaaaacaaaaaattcaggagtacaaaaaattattaaggaaagaaaaaaaggcacagATTAAACAAGAGTCTCAGTTTACTGAAAAATATCCAGAGCATTTAAAACATCTATATTTagctgaagaagaagaaatactcaggaaacaagataaaaaagaaaaacaacctttGCCAGAAGAAAAGTCTAGAGTGTCGATGAagtatgttttctctctcttgtgTAAATCCTGGAAATTAAATCCAGGCTTTGTTGGCTATTTTGACGAAGCCCTGTTGCCACtccaagaagaaataagaaaaaaacatcaaatcagaaagcaaaagaagaacatGAAAAGGTACAAGCTAAGCATTCAGCTAAGAAGCAGgagtttgaaaaaagaaaacaagagagagaaaaagcacaACAGcactataaaaaaagaaaatggaagcataaaaaatattgagcaaaaaaaaaatgaaaaaaggacaaCCAAATCTGAACTTACAAATGGAGTATCttctaaagaaaatacaagagagAACCTAAAACAcatttttcctttaataaatattaaaaaataa